The following DNA comes from Timaviella obliquedivisa GSE-PSE-MK23-08B.
TTGGGCTTGCCGACGAGCTAAAAGACGCTCTCTTCAAGAAACTTACAAGGGATCGCGCAACTTTTGCGAAGGAAATACGCTGATTATTTCTGTACCTAGATTGAGCGATCGCCACAGATTCAGCTATCTGTTACGATCGCACCAAATAGGCTACATTGCCATGGAAGTTGAAGATATCTTACGTCGCCGCCACATCATTCACTCCGATCCAGAAACGATGAGCGGAGCGCCTGTTTTTGTAGGCACGCGGATTCCTCTGCAAACGTTCTTTGACTACTTAGAAGGAGAAGAGGGCTTGGCGGAATTTCTAGAGGATTTTCCGTATCTAAAAGCTCAGTCGCTAAAGGTTTTGGAAATCATTGCAAAAAAGATGATTGAACAGGAGCGCAGTGCAGGTGCTCATTCTGCTTGACAAGAATCTTTTGAGCAAGAAACTGAAGAAGCTTCTCTTAGAGGCTGCGCATTCAGTACAAAACGTAGAAGATATGGGCTGGAGAGGCGTTAAGGATCAAGAACTCTTGGCACTGACTGAAGCTCACCGCTTTGATGTCTTTATCACCGCCGATCAGAATTTACCTTATCAGCAAAGTTTGCGCGATCGCCCTTTCCGAGTCATCGTTCTAGCCGCAAAGAGTACTCGTCCAGATTGTTTATTACCATTGCTCACTCACGCTTGCAACGTCCTACCTTCTTTAATGCCGGGTTCCATCACTCTAATCAATGACAGTGGATAGATAAAGCCTTTTCCAGCCTCATAAAGCTTTTCATTTCTGAGGTGCCATAATCTAGGAGAAATTGCCCTGCTCATTCTCCAATGACTCGTCCTACCCAGTTTGATGTATTTCTTTGCCACAACAGCGAAGACAAGCGCTTTATTAGAAACATTGCCCGCCAACTGCGTGCCCAAAACCTCACGCCCTGGCTCGATGAAGAGCAGCTAATACCAGGGCAAGATTGGCTGGAAATTTTGCAGCAAGACATTGCGGTCATTAAAACTGTGGCTGTGTTTGTGGGCGAGAAAGGCGTGGGCCCCTGGCAGCGGCGAGAGATTTCGGCGTTTTTGCGAGAGTTTGTGGAGCAGGGTACGCCTGTGATTCCAGTTTTGTTGGAGAATGCGCCAGAGAAGCCGCAGCTACCGCTGTTGTTGAAGAATATGACTTATGTGGATTTTCGACAGCAAGAGTTAGATCCATTTGGGTCTTTGCTCTGGGGAATTACAGGAACCAGAGTACGTCAACAAAACTCAACGCTGCCCCAAAATTCTCTTATTGGGAGAGCCTCAATCCCAGAGCAAACAAACACTTCTACGGTTAAGACGTTTAGTTTTGAAGTGATAACCCTCAACAAAAAGGGAAAGATTGTTCAGCAGCAAACTCAATCGGCTCAGTTCTTTGCAGAGGATTTGGGTAATGGTGTGATGCTGGATATGGTGGCGATTCCAGGAGGGACTTTTGTGATGGGTTCGCCGGATAGCGAAGCGGAACGGGGTGATGATGAAAGTCCCCAGCATTCTGTGACCATTGCCCCCTTTTACATGGGCAAGTTTGCCGTCACCCAAGCCCAATATCAAGCCATTATGGGCATTAATCCTTCTCACTTCAGGGGAGAGAAGCGTCCGGCTGAAAATGTTTCTTGGAAAAAAGCGATCGCCTTCTGTCAACAACTCTCCCAAAAAACAGGAAACCTCTACCGCCTACCCAGCGAAGCCGAATGGGAGTACGCTTGCCGTGCCGGAACCACTACGCCTTTTCATTTTGGTGAGACGATTACCACCGATTTGGCAAACTATGACGGCAATCATACCTATGGTCAGGGCCTTAGAGGAACTTGTCGAGAAGAAACGATTTCTGTCGGTAGCTTTCCTGCAAATGCCTTTGGCTTACATGATATGCATGGCAATGTTTGGGAATGGTGTGAAGATCGCTGGCATAAAAACTACAAAAAAGGTGCGCCGATGGATGGAAGTGCCTGGTTGAGCAAGAAAGAGGATACAAACCGAGTGCTGCGGGGCGGCTCTTGGCTCGACGGTAGTTGGAATTGTCGCTCCGCCTCTCGCTACTGTGGTGATGCGGGAACTCGCCCCTTTAACGGAGGTTTTCGCATTGTCTGTTCTGTACCCAGGATTTAGTATCCCTTTGCACTTGTGCCCTTGTTCCCTTGGCTCTTGTTTCTTTGCCCTCCTAGTTTTGCCTCTGGCGGATCGATTTTTTGCACCAAACTGTAGGTCGATTTCCGTTAGGATTACTAGAAGTGATGAGGCACAACAGATGTTGACAGAGTACATTCAAGCTGCGATGGCAAAAGCAGAATACGAAATTTTAGAAGATGGAACTCACTATGGTCACATTCCTCCCTGCAAAGGCGCACTATCCAACGCCGAAACCCGCGAAGAATGTGAAAGTCTTCTGCGAGAAGTGTTAGAAGAGTGGATTATCTTAGGATTCCGCTTAGAGCATGAAATTCCTGTAATTGATGGCATTGACCTGAACTTCAGCATGGAACCGGAAGAGGTGGCGTAATGCCAACATTTGGCTCCATTAGCCGGAGAGACCTGATCAAAAATCTCAAACGTTTAGGGTTCGTCGGTCCTTATTCCAGTAAACGACATCAATACATGGTGCGCGAGGAAAATAAGGTTTATATTCCCAATCCTCACCAGGGAGATATCAGTAAAGGGTTGCTGCTGAAGGTATTGAGCGAGGCAGGGGTGAGCCGTGAAGAATGGGAAGACCTGTAGTCTTCATGAAGCCATAAACTAATCTACAACCTGAGAATCTTCAATCTGTTGCGTCATCCCGCCATCAGTCTGGCAATTTTGTGTGATGGCAATGCCCAATGGCGACCCAACCGCTACGAATTTGACTATCCCGGCACCCGCCTATCGTTCGAGTTCGACAGCATCAAACTGCTCGATTATCGCCAGCGCTGGGACGAGCTAGAACAAAGCCAAAATCCATTTGCAGTAGTTGTAATGGCACATCTCAAAGCCCAAGAAACCCAGAAAGACCCTCAAAGTCGCAAAGACTCGAAGTTTCAATTGATCCGACGACTCTACGAACGAGGCTACAGCCATCGGGACGTAGTGAACCTGTTCAAGTTCATCGACTGGGTTATGATATTGCCAGAAGAATTGGCGTGATCGTTTTGGGCTGAATTGCAGGCTTACGAAGAGGAACGCCGAATGCCATACATCACCAGTGTCGAAGAAATTGGGTTTGAGCGCGGTCACCAAGCGGGTCGCCAAGAGGGAGAACGGTCGTTGGTCGTGCGGCTACTGACCCGACGAGTCGGCGCGTTACCCAAAGACCTACAGTCCCAGGTTGAGGCCCCAGGTTGAGGCGTTGCCCCTCGCTCAGTTGGAAGAACTCGGAGAAGCTTTGCTGGACTTTACTGGTTTAGCGGACTTAGTAGATTGGTTAGGGCAAGTCAGTTGAAACCAGGACTGAACCAAAATCTTGCATCCGCATCCTCAATCTGAGGTAGGATTGGAAGACTCAATTTTCCCGATCGCTCTCAGCTATGGAACCTTTCGACGACGCACTAGAAAAATCTGCCATTAGCGAAATCGATACTGCCCTGAAGCGATTGAATAAGGGCTGGACGATCGCCAAGCGTTCACTCAAAGAATGGGATTTCAAAACCTCAGCCCAATCTCTAGAAGGCTTGACTGATGAGCTAGACAAGTTGAGCGATCGCTGGCAAGAACAGGAAACAATTCTGCGCGATGCAATTGAAGTTGACCAAAAATTTGTCCAATCTAATGATTACGCGGCTGCCATTGAAGAGGTCTTAAAAACAGTAGGAATTCCGGTGCGGGGTGAATTTCCAAACTATGAATTTCCACCCTTCAAACTAACTTTTAATCGGGAACAAGGCTATGTGCGACTGAGCGTGGGGAGGCGATCGCAACAGACCAAAGCTTTCGCCCCTGAACAGTTGGGCACTTGGGTGGCAGGGCAATACCGCAAAGTGATTGAGAGTAAGTTTGACGCAACCCGTTTTTGCAAAGAACTATTAAGCGCTTACGAACTGCTGAACACCCTGACGCTGAAGCAAGACAGCGTCGCTTGGGGACATTCTATTTTGCTAAAAGACATTTATCGTCTGCTGACCTTAAAGCAAGCCGCTAAGCAAGACTATCCCGAAGCGCTGTTTGTCTTTGATCTGGCACGGCTAAAAGAACAATCCCAAATTCAGTATGATCAATATCAGTTTGACTTGGAGCCTTCCCGAAACCCAGCAAGTAGCTTTGTGTTGGTGAATAGCCAGGGGCAAGAGAGTCGGGTCAGTACGTTGGCGATTCATTTGATGGACTAGATAATGATGGACTAGATAACTGATGGATTAGATTAACCCTGATGCGAATTGATGAGTTAGATATTGAAGCCCTGCTTTCAGGCGAACCACCGCCCCATCCCGACCTGCTGATGGAAATGACCCTGGGGCGCGATCGCTGGCTGAATCGGCTGCGAGATCATTACCTGGCGAACTATATTGCCGATGGCGGCAGCAAAGTAAAAGTGTTGGTGGGTGGTGCAGGGACAGGCAAAACCCATCTGTTGCAATGCGCCTTGCAAGATGCCCAAGCCTTGGGCTACCAAACGGTTTACCTGACAGCATTGGAATATCGCCTCAATGACTTGCCAGGGTTATATCGGGCGATCGTCAAACAGCTAGACACCGAAAAACTGGTCAGCGGACTCTGCCACCAAGTGGCAAAAAAGCTGGGCTACGGGCAATACGACGATGACGATGCCATGCTGTCGCTATTGATTGAAGACCAGGGCTTGACCCGCGATTTGGCAGTGCATGAAATCAAACGAACGATTGGTTTAACACTGCGGGATGCTGATTTTGGCGCGTCTTTTCGGGCGTTTGCCTACAGTGTCATTAGCAATCGGTTAATTATAGGTAATGAGGAAAGCGTTCGGGTGGCGCTTAAGTGGCTGGCAGGAGAGAAACTAGAGCGCCATCAGAAGCAATCAACTTTGTTATTTGAACGGCTGCAAAAAACGAATGCTCGCTACTGGCTTAACTCTTTGATTCGCTTGTTGCACATGGCAGGGATGACCGGGCTTGTGGTGGCGATCGATGATTTGGAAGTCATGACTGAGCGTAGTGCCGAAACTCGCCGCTATCGCTACACCGCTAACGCGATCAAAGACACCTGCGAACTGTTCCGGCAAATTATTGATGATGGCGAACTACTGGATCATTTTTTGTTGCTTCTGGCAGGACGACGGGAAATGATTGAAGACGATCGCCGGGGCTTTAAGAGCTACGAGGCGCTATGGATGCGCTTACAAAGTGGGCTACTGGCGATCGACCAATTCAATCCCCTTGCCGATATTGTCGATACTGATATTCATTTGGTAACGCAGGGACACAGCTTTGCCGATCAGGTGCAGACTCGCCTGGGGCAACTGTTTCAGGAAGCTGGGTTGCCGCTTCATCCCGATCGCCCTGTGCCCGAATTGTA
Coding sequences within:
- a CDS encoding ATP-binding protein; its protein translation is MRIDELDIEALLSGEPPPHPDLLMEMTLGRDRWLNRLRDHYLANYIADGGSKVKVLVGGAGTGKTHLLQCALQDAQALGYQTVYLTALEYRLNDLPGLYRAIVKQLDTEKLVSGLCHQVAKKLGYGQYDDDDAMLSLLIEDQGLTRDLAVHEIKRTIGLTLRDADFGASFRAFAYSVISNRLIIGNEESVRVALKWLAGEKLERHQKQSTLLFERLQKTNARYWLNSLIRLLHMAGMTGLVVAIDDLEVMTERSAETRRYRYTANAIKDTCELFRQIIDDGELLDHFLLLLAGRREMIEDDRRGFKSYEALWMRLQSGLLAIDQFNPLADIVDTDIHLVTQGHSFADQVQTRLGQLFQEAGLPLHPDRPVPELYEHSQLRAKVIATTLMALEEG
- a CDS encoding type II toxin-antitoxin system HicB family antitoxin, whose translation is MLTEYIQAAMAKAEYEILEDGTHYGHIPPCKGALSNAETREECESLLREVLEEWIILGFRLEHEIPVIDGIDLNFSMEPEEVA
- a CDS encoding DUF433 domain-containing protein codes for the protein MEVEDILRRRHIIHSDPETMSGAPVFVGTRIPLQTFFDYLEGEEGLAEFLEDFPYLKAQSLKVLEIIAKKMIEQERSAGAHSA
- a CDS encoding type II toxin-antitoxin system HicA family toxin codes for the protein MPTFGSISRRDLIKNLKRLGFVGPYSSKRHQYMVREENKVYIPNPHQGDISKGLLLKVLSEAGVSREEWEDL
- a CDS encoding formylglycine-generating enzyme family protein: MTYVDFRQQELDPFGSLLWGITGTRVRQQNSTLPQNSLIGRASIPEQTNTSTVKTFSFEVITLNKKGKIVQQQTQSAQFFAEDLGNGVMLDMVAIPGGTFVMGSPDSEAERGDDESPQHSVTIAPFYMGKFAVTQAQYQAIMGINPSHFRGEKRPAENVSWKKAIAFCQQLSQKTGNLYRLPSEAEWEYACRAGTTTPFHFGETITTDLANYDGNHTYGQGLRGTCREETISVGSFPANAFGLHDMHGNVWEWCEDRWHKNYKKGAPMDGSAWLSKKEDTNRVLRGGSWLDGSWNCRSASRYCGDAGTRPFNGGFRIVCSVPRI
- a CDS encoding DUF5615 family PIN-like protein; the encoded protein is MLILLDKNLLSKKLKKLLLEAAHSVQNVEDMGWRGVKDQELLALTEAHRFDVFITADQNLPYQQSLRDRPFRVIVLAAKSTRPDCLLPLLTHACNVLPSLMPGSITLINDSG